The proteins below are encoded in one region of Paenisporosarcina cavernae:
- a CDS encoding LCP family protein, protein MKEKTTRYEKKDNKMSKWIIIASLFALSVVLIFGIFTIVQLKNAFDKSSVDLVREGDKSELRDEAVILSDDPISILLLGIEDYSSESENSRADTQLLVTLNPSTHEMTMVTIPRDTRVHIENAGDFTGIHKINSAYTYGQITGYGASKLQIETIEKLLNIPIDYFIAVKFDGFRDIVNALDGVDIDVKEAFWEENFYDKTRIDFKKGLTHLNGEEALAFVRMRERPVNSIYSRDERQRQFLEVIITQAVSAKTLFTIGEISDILGDNVQTDFQVKDLYALQKQYVQLNNLSIRTLEIEGSNQYVGKSAFYLPEKNSLEEVSQKLRNILALEEVENFETNAAFVNEGS, encoded by the coding sequence GTGAAGGAAAAAACTACTCGCTACGAAAAGAAAGATAATAAAATGAGCAAATGGATTATCATTGCGAGTTTATTCGCGCTTTCCGTAGTATTGATATTTGGCATTTTTACAATTGTTCAATTGAAAAATGCGTTCGATAAATCATCCGTTGACCTGGTGCGAGAAGGAGATAAATCGGAGTTGCGAGACGAAGCGGTTATATTGAGTGATGATCCTATTTCTATCCTTTTACTTGGCATAGAGGATTATTCTAGCGAATCCGAAAATAGCCGAGCAGACACGCAGCTATTGGTAACTTTAAACCCCTCCACCCATGAAATGACGATGGTCACAATTCCAAGAGATACACGTGTGCATATCGAAAATGCAGGTGATTTCACTGGTATTCATAAGATTAATTCTGCCTATACTTACGGCCAAATAACAGGATATGGTGCGTCAAAATTACAAATCGAGACCATCGAGAAGCTTCTTAATATTCCGATCGATTACTTTATCGCAGTGAAATTCGATGGATTTCGTGACATTGTAAATGCATTAGATGGTGTAGATATTGATGTGAAAGAAGCTTTCTGGGAAGAAAATTTCTATGATAAAACGAGAATTGATTTCAAGAAAGGTCTCACACACCTCAACGGTGAAGAGGCGCTCGCATTTGTCCGAATGAGAGAGCGACCTGTCAATTCCATTTATTCTCGTGATGAAAGGCAACGTCAATTTTTGGAAGTAATAATTACACAAGCAGTCTCTGCTAAAACCTTATTCACAATTGGAGAAATTTCCGATATTCTCGGGGATAATGTTCAAACAGATTTCCAGGTAAAGGACTTATATGCCCTTCAAAAACAATACGTTCAATTGAATAATTTATCCATTCGTACCTTGGAAATAGAGGGGTCCAATCAATACGTTGGGAAAAGTGCTTTCTATCTTCCAGAGAAAAACAGCTTAGAAGAAGTGAGTCAAAAATTACGTAACATTCTAGCGCTGGAGGAAGTGGAAAATTTTGAGACAAATGCGGCTTTTGTGAATGAGGGCAGTTGA
- a CDS encoding YfhJ family protein, with protein sequence MEQKITRLTDELLMKNTSISEEKARTWIELLWSDFEASYAKAGYDYQGDAVTEKVIRQWINSYGDRIHEFAATNPKYAHLLNEGE encoded by the coding sequence ATGGAACAAAAAATCACCCGTTTAACCGATGAATTATTAATGAAAAATACCTCTATTTCCGAAGAAAAAGCACGCACATGGATTGAACTGCTATGGTCAGATTTTGAAGCTTCCTACGCAAAAGCAGGCTACGATTATCAAGGAGACGCTGTCACCGAAAAAGTGATTCGTCAATGGATCAACAGCTACGGGGATCGCATTCACGAATTTGCTGCAACGAACCCGAAGTATGCCCATTTATTAAATGAAGGTGAGTAA
- a CDS encoding YfhH family protein, which translates to MEKKFSEMTEQEIKTEIASLMEKAKKASQMGYINEFAVLERKVVMAQSYLIDPATIKPGEMYRIEGDPGMFFQVDYLKGRFAWGHRLGGEKKEEALPIAMLKPLKEGK; encoded by the coding sequence ATGGAGAAGAAATTTAGTGAAATGACGGAACAAGAAATAAAGACTGAAATAGCCTCTTTAATGGAAAAAGCAAAAAAAGCGAGTCAAATGGGATATATTAATGAATTCGCAGTATTAGAACGAAAAGTTGTCATGGCGCAAAGCTATTTAATCGATCCAGCTACAATTAAACCCGGAGAGATGTACCGAATTGAAGGAGACCCTGGCATGTTTTTTCAAGTGGACTATTTAAAAGGTCGATTTGCTTGGGGACACCGACTTGGTGGAGAGAAAAAAGAAGAAGCTTTGCCAATTGCCATGTTAAAACCGCTCAAGGAGGGAAAATAA
- the recX gene encoding recombination regulator RecX, with product MNLPTITKISRQKNNQERYNIYLDGKYEFAVDEAVLVQYELAKDRVLEDWERDEILFDEEVQKSFNKALHFLGFRMRSEKEVKDKLKKLGYGEAVIIEAVRKLYTLGFLNDEEFSKALMQTKKNSNKQGPRAIQQELMKKGIDKKLQESILNDYSEEDQLATAREIRDKVIRKLTSKTPSQTKNKIQETLMRKGFNFEIIRTVNEEVEWETETEEWLELISAQGEKVWDKFAKKYSGYERTMRVKQALYQKGFPSEQIDNFIERKVNEENGEEI from the coding sequence ATGAACTTGCCAACTATTACAAAAATAAGTCGTCAGAAAAACAATCAAGAACGATACAATATCTATTTAGACGGAAAGTATGAATTTGCAGTAGATGAAGCCGTTTTGGTACAGTATGAACTGGCAAAAGATCGCGTCCTCGAAGACTGGGAAAGAGATGAAATATTATTCGATGAGGAAGTTCAGAAATCCTTTAATAAAGCGCTGCATTTTTTAGGGTTTCGCATGCGTAGTGAAAAAGAAGTGAAGGATAAGCTGAAAAAACTTGGTTACGGAGAAGCTGTCATTATTGAAGCAGTGCGTAAATTATATACATTAGGTTTCTTAAATGATGAAGAATTTTCGAAGGCACTCATGCAAACGAAGAAGAATTCCAACAAACAAGGTCCTAGAGCGATTCAACAAGAACTCATGAAAAAAGGAATTGATAAAAAGTTGCAAGAATCTATTCTAAATGACTACTCAGAAGAAGACCAATTAGCTACTGCCCGAGAAATACGTGATAAAGTGATTCGCAAACTGACATCTAAAACACCCTCTCAAACAAAAAACAAAATCCAAGAAACCTTAATGAGAAAAGGATTTAACTTTGAAATCATTCGAACAGTCAATGAAGAAGTTGAATGGGAAACGGAGACAGAAGAATGGTTGGAACTAATCTCTGCTCAAGGAGAGAAAGTCTGGGACAAGTTTGCCAAAAAATACAGCGGCTATGAACGAACTATGCGAGTCAAACAAGCACTATATCAAAAAGGATTTCCATCCGAACAAATCGATAATTTTATCGAACGAAAGGTGAACGAAGAAAATGGAGAAGAAATTTAG
- a CDS encoding TIGR01777 family oxidoreductase, producing MHVVITGGSGFVGQELTRLLESKGHTVTILTRKNSSQNGMTKKVQWLANGAKPEIELHNVDAVVNLAGTSINDGRWTEEHKEKIYESRMEATDELLRIVGELEQKPNVWINASAIGIYPASTTAIYTENSIERGTDFLAKTVIDWEQKAEHAEKFGTRVASGRFGIILGKDEGALPLMATPYKMGVGGKIGSGDQWLSWVHVHDVARAIVFAMENEHLHGPFNVVAPDAKQNNAFGKILGAVLNRPHWFPVPSFILKAVLGDKSALVLEGQHVKPEKLESLGFQFQYPTLTNALHAIYS from the coding sequence ATGCATGTTGTCATTACAGGTGGTAGCGGGTTTGTTGGTCAAGAATTGACTCGATTACTAGAATCTAAAGGTCATACTGTTACGATTTTAACGAGAAAAAATTCGTCTCAAAATGGCATGACAAAAAAAGTGCAGTGGTTAGCGAACGGAGCAAAACCTGAAATCGAGCTTCACAACGTGGATGCTGTTGTCAATTTAGCAGGCACTTCGATTAATGACGGACGCTGGACTGAAGAACATAAAGAAAAGATTTACGAAAGTAGAATGGAAGCAACCGATGAATTGCTGCGAATTGTTGGGGAGTTAGAGCAAAAGCCAAACGTTTGGATAAATGCGAGTGCAATTGGGATCTATCCCGCTTCTACGACTGCGATTTACACCGAGAATTCGATCGAACGTGGGACAGATTTTCTAGCGAAAACTGTAATTGATTGGGAACAAAAAGCTGAGCACGCTGAAAAGTTCGGAACTCGAGTTGCTTCTGGTCGTTTCGGAATTATTTTAGGGAAAGACGAAGGTGCACTCCCTTTAATGGCCACACCGTATAAAATGGGTGTTGGTGGAAAAATAGGAAGTGGCGATCAGTGGTTATCTTGGGTACATGTGCATGATGTGGCTCGAGCAATTGTTTTTGCGATGGAAAATGAACATCTTCACGGTCCATTTAATGTCGTTGCACCAGATGCTAAGCAAAATAATGCGTTTGGAAAAATACTTGGTGCAGTCTTAAATCGGCCACATTGGTTTCCAGTTCCTTCCTTTATTTTAAAAGCGGTTCTCGGAGACAAAAGTGCTCTTGTTTTAGAGGGTCAACATGTCAAACCAGAGAAACTTGAATCACTCGGATTCCAATTCCAATATCCGACGCTGACAAATGCTTTACATGCAATTTACTCATAA
- a CDS encoding polysaccharide deacetylase family protein → MMGKHIGGLILAISIIIAGIVYNPFSTDASALHWGFQKASNENQAQAGPQFDALLQKYDAYYKGSASKKTLYLTFDNGYENGKTASILDTLKKEKIHATFFLTGHYVESATELVNRMIKDGHEIGNHTLNHPNMAHLSTEKMIEEWKSFDELLASKTKVKKTRFVRPPEGVFNEEMLRVAKENGYQHMFWSVAFVDWYANKPQGKAYAYNELVKQLHPGAIILMHTVSQDNADALPDFIQTAKEKGYTFSTLDALVK, encoded by the coding sequence TTGATGGGAAAACATATCGGAGGACTCATCCTCGCCATTTCAATAATTATTGCTGGTATTGTGTACAATCCATTTTCAACCGATGCAAGTGCGCTGCATTGGGGCTTTCAAAAAGCTTCCAATGAAAACCAAGCACAAGCAGGACCTCAGTTTGATGCATTACTCCAAAAATATGATGCCTATTATAAAGGCTCCGCGTCAAAAAAGACACTCTATTTAACCTTTGACAATGGGTATGAAAACGGCAAAACAGCTTCTATTTTAGATACGTTAAAAAAGGAAAAAATTCACGCGACGTTTTTCTTAACGGGGCATTATGTGGAAAGTGCCACTGAATTAGTGAATCGAATGATTAAAGATGGCCATGAAATTGGAAATCACACGCTAAATCATCCGAATATGGCTCATTTAAGTACGGAGAAGATGATCGAGGAATGGAAATCTTTTGACGAATTACTTGCAAGTAAAACGAAAGTGAAAAAGACTCGATTTGTCCGCCCACCAGAAGGTGTCTTTAACGAAGAAATGCTGCGAGTAGCAAAAGAAAATGGCTATCAACATATGTTTTGGTCTGTCGCGTTTGTCGATTGGTATGCGAATAAACCACAAGGAAAAGCCTATGCATACAATGAATTGGTGAAACAACTCCACCCTGGCGCAATTATTTTAATGCATACCGTGTCTCAAGATAATGCGGATGCATTGCCAGATTTTATTCAAACCGCAAAGGAGAAAGGATATACCTTCTCTACGCTTGATGCATTGGTAAAGTAG
- the rlmD gene encoding 23S rRNA (uracil(1939)-C(5))-methyltransferase RlmD has translation MVNKTIVELGQKFPLTIKRLGINGEGIGYFKRNVIFVKGALPGEEVTAKVTKVHPKFAEATLLNVRKESKFRQTPPCPIYWECGGCQLQHMTYARQLVEKRDMVVQALERYVRELAPSIDVRATIGMDNPWHYRNKSQFQTREQNGKVAAGLFAEGTQQLLDIEECIVQHPDTTKVTNATKRILDELNIPIYDGVSQAGLVRTIVVRTGIRTDEIQLVLVTTRAELPKRELLISKLAAIDPNIVSVVQNVNAKQTSLIFGDRTILLHGKKTLHEELGELAFDLSARAFFQLNPAQTINLYNEIKRAANLTGKETVVDAYCGVGTIGLWLAPEAKEVRGMDVIADSIYDAKKNAEKHGFEHVSYEEGTAEAWLATWSKSGFVPDVLTVDPPRTGLAPSLLQTILNIRPKRFIYTSCNPSTLAKDLNELKKAYKISYIQPVDMFPQTSQVECVTLLTRK, from the coding sequence TTGGTGAATAAAACAATTGTCGAATTAGGACAAAAATTCCCTTTAACCATTAAACGCTTAGGAATTAACGGAGAAGGAATTGGCTATTTTAAACGAAATGTTATCTTTGTAAAAGGTGCACTACCGGGAGAAGAAGTAACTGCGAAAGTAACGAAAGTTCATCCGAAATTTGCAGAAGCAACACTTTTAAACGTTCGAAAGGAATCCAAATTTCGTCAAACTCCCCCCTGCCCTATTTACTGGGAATGCGGGGGCTGTCAGCTTCAACACATGACATATGCAAGGCAGCTAGTCGAAAAGCGGGACATGGTTGTGCAAGCGTTAGAGCGGTACGTTCGAGAACTTGCACCATCCATTGATGTTCGCGCAACGATAGGGATGGACAACCCGTGGCATTATAGGAATAAAAGCCAGTTCCAAACACGAGAACAAAACGGTAAAGTTGCAGCGGGTTTATTTGCAGAAGGAACGCAACAATTGCTTGATATAGAAGAATGTATCGTTCAACATCCTGATACGACGAAAGTGACGAACGCCACGAAACGTATATTAGACGAATTGAATATCCCGATTTATGATGGTGTTTCCCAGGCAGGGCTCGTTCGAACAATTGTTGTTCGAACTGGCATACGGACAGATGAAATTCAGCTTGTACTAGTAACGACAAGAGCTGAATTGCCAAAACGTGAACTGCTTATTTCAAAACTAGCTGCCATCGATCCGAATATTGTATCTGTCGTTCAAAACGTCAACGCAAAACAAACTTCCCTTATCTTTGGAGATCGAACGATATTATTGCATGGCAAAAAAACGCTTCATGAAGAGCTTGGCGAGTTAGCATTTGATTTGTCCGCACGGGCATTCTTCCAATTGAATCCAGCACAAACCATTAATTTATATAACGAAATTAAACGTGCGGCGAATTTGACTGGAAAAGAAACCGTTGTGGATGCATACTGCGGAGTCGGCACAATCGGCTTATGGCTCGCTCCTGAAGCGAAAGAAGTTCGAGGGATGGATGTTATTGCCGATAGCATTTATGATGCGAAGAAAAATGCGGAAAAACATGGCTTTGAACATGTTTCGTACGAAGAAGGAACCGCTGAAGCATGGCTCGCTACATGGAGTAAAAGCGGATTTGTTCCAGATGTTCTGACGGTAGATCCACCAAGAACTGGTCTTGCTCCAAGTTTGTTACAAACCATTTTAAACATCCGTCCAAAACGATTTATCTATACATCTTGTAACCCGTCCACGTTAGCGAAGGATTTAAATGAACTAAAAAAAGCGTATAAAATCAGCTATATTCAACCAGTGGACATGTTCCCACAAACATCTCAAGTAGAATGTGTGACTTTATTGACAAGAAAATAA
- a CDS encoding neutral zinc metallopeptidase: protein MKWRGRTASSNVEDRRGMGGKGIGIAGGGFGLVIALIYMFLGGGNPGDILNGAVDNGSQGEYVETDQEKELANFASVVLADTEAVWSDIFADQGKEYVEPTMVLFSGSVNSGCGSASAAMGPFYCPADQKLYIDLSFYEELKNRFDAPGDFAMAYVIAHEVGHHVQSLLGTSQQVSDLRGKVSKAEYNEASVRLELQADYYAGVFAKYAQGEGYLEAGDIEEAMNAASGVGDDAIMEDAGMEVNPESFTHGTSEQRMRWFEKGYENGTIKGGDTFSAKEL, encoded by the coding sequence ATGAAATGGAGAGGTAGAACAGCTAGTTCCAATGTTGAAGATAGACGAGGGATGGGCGGTAAAGGAATTGGGATCGCCGGCGGTGGATTTGGACTAGTCATTGCTCTTATTTATATGTTTTTAGGTGGCGGAAATCCCGGTGATATTTTAAATGGAGCGGTCGATAATGGCTCCCAAGGTGAATATGTGGAAACGGATCAAGAAAAAGAATTAGCGAATTTTGCCTCTGTCGTGTTAGCAGATACAGAAGCAGTATGGTCCGATATATTTGCAGATCAAGGGAAAGAATACGTAGAACCTACCATGGTCTTATTTTCTGGATCGGTAAACTCTGGCTGTGGATCTGCAAGTGCTGCAATGGGGCCGTTTTATTGCCCAGCAGATCAAAAATTATATATCGATTTAAGTTTTTATGAGGAATTGAAAAATCGATTTGATGCGCCTGGTGACTTCGCGATGGCATACGTAATCGCTCATGAGGTAGGTCATCACGTACAATCTCTTCTTGGGACTAGTCAACAAGTAAGTGATCTTCGAGGAAAAGTAAGTAAAGCAGAATATAACGAGGCTTCCGTTCGTTTAGAATTACAAGCGGATTATTATGCCGGCGTTTTTGCAAAATACGCGCAAGGTGAAGGCTACTTAGAAGCAGGAGACATTGAAGAAGCGATGAACGCTGCAAGTGGCGTTGGCGACGATGCGATCATGGAAGACGCTGGAATGGAAGTAAATCCAGAGTCATTTACGCATGGTACATCGGAACAACGGATGCGCTGGTTTGAAAAAGGATATGAAAATGGCACGATAAAAGGTGGAGACACCTTCAGCGCGAAAGAATTATAG
- a CDS encoding MFS transporter, whose product MTANEKRRFWILVSIVSISGFSQGMLLPLISVIFEMDGVSSALNGLNATGLYIGTILITPFMEIPLRKFGYKPVILIGGAIVISSLLVFPLWKSVLFWYILRLLIGIGDHALHFSTQTWITSFSSKERLGRNIALYGLSFGLGFAIGPLFVPLVNVFEGLPFIVSGLLCLLAWTFVFFLDNEHPGHMHESSTMKGTMQRFKASFLIAGFAFLPPFSYGFLESSLHAIFPVYALRAGIDVTSVSIILASFSVGGIVSQLPLGILSDRIGRKAIILVALFGGAASFSGAAFLEASLTAVISFFFIAGLFVGSTFSLGISYMTDLTPRNLLPTGNLLCGVFFSIGSLTGPFFGGVFLEWSGGISYMWLVSSLLLLIGLISLLGKTKPASETY is encoded by the coding sequence ATGACGGCAAATGAAAAAAGAAGATTTTGGATATTAGTGTCCATTGTTTCGATATCTGGATTTTCCCAAGGCATGTTACTGCCACTTATTTCCGTGATTTTTGAAATGGATGGAGTGTCCTCAGCATTAAATGGATTAAACGCTACAGGATTATACATAGGTACCATTCTTATTACACCTTTTATGGAAATACCACTTCGGAAATTTGGCTACAAACCAGTAATCCTCATTGGAGGAGCAATCGTGATTAGTTCCTTGTTAGTTTTCCCTCTTTGGAAAAGTGTCCTTTTCTGGTATATTTTACGCTTATTGATTGGAATTGGCGATCATGCCTTGCACTTTTCCACTCAAACTTGGATTACAAGCTTCTCTTCAAAAGAGCGTCTTGGAAGAAATATTGCACTGTACGGTCTGTCCTTTGGATTAGGTTTTGCTATTGGGCCACTTTTTGTTCCATTAGTAAATGTATTCGAAGGCTTGCCATTTATCGTCAGTGGATTACTTTGTCTCCTCGCTTGGACGTTTGTGTTTTTCCTTGATAATGAACATCCGGGCCATATGCATGAAAGCTCCACAATGAAAGGAACAATGCAGCGTTTTAAAGCAAGTTTTCTCATCGCGGGCTTTGCTTTTCTTCCACCATTTAGTTACGGTTTTTTAGAGTCCAGTTTGCATGCTATTTTTCCTGTATACGCACTCCGTGCAGGGATAGATGTTACGAGTGTTTCGATTATTCTTGCTTCCTTTTCTGTTGGTGGCATTGTCTCCCAGTTACCTCTAGGAATTTTGAGTGACCGAATCGGTCGAAAAGCGATCATATTAGTCGCATTGTTTGGGGGCGCAGCCTCGTTTTCGGGAGCAGCATTTTTAGAAGCCTCTTTAACAGCTGTTATTTCGTTCTTTTTCATCGCGGGATTATTTGTGGGTTCTACTTTCTCATTAGGAATATCTTACATGACCGATTTAACTCCAAGGAATTTATTGCCAACGGGAAATTTGTTGTGTGGTGTATTTTTTAGTATAGGAAGTTTAACTGGTCCGTTTTTTGGAGGAGTCTTTTTAGAGTGGAGTGGAGGAATAAGTTATATGTGGTTAGTAAGTAGCTTGTTGCTGCTAATTGGATTGATCAGTTTACTGGGGAAAACCAAACCTGCTTCAGAAACCTATTAA
- a CDS encoding OsmC family protein — protein MHFVMNENGFSTELEFGKLEVSSNEEFGFRPYQLLVSSLAVCSGGVLKQICEKMRTPLHSMDIEVKEVVRNPDVANRVEKVHLHFKLSGEDLSKDKLPRIMELTKKNCSMVQSVVGSIDVIETVEII, from the coding sequence ATGCACTTTGTCATGAATGAAAATGGGTTTTCTACAGAATTAGAATTTGGGAAGTTAGAAGTTTCGTCGAATGAGGAGTTTGGGTTCCGACCATATCAATTACTTGTTTCTTCTTTAGCAGTATGTAGCGGTGGAGTATTAAAGCAAATATGCGAAAAAATGCGAACTCCTCTTCACTCAATGGATATTGAAGTTAAAGAAGTTGTTCGTAATCCGGATGTTGCGAATCGCGTTGAAAAGGTTCATTTGCATTTTAAATTATCTGGAGAGGATTTATCGAAAGATAAATTGCCACGTATCATGGAATTAACTAAAAAAAATTGCTCGATGGTTCAATCCGTTGTTGGATCTATTGACGTTATCGAAACGGTAGAAATAATTTAA
- a CDS encoding SE1561 family protein has protein sequence MGKQIDDQEKQITYLKERLNMFLEVLDSMEPESTRVEDIDRLIAMMDELELKMEQFKK, from the coding sequence ATGGGTAAACAAATTGACGATCAAGAAAAACAAATTACTTACTTAAAAGAGCGTTTGAATATGTTTTTAGAAGTATTAGATAGCATGGAGCCTGAATCTACACGCGTAGAAGATATTGACCGGCTAATTGCAATGATGGACGAACTTGAACTTAAAATGGAACAGTTTAAAAAATAA
- a CDS encoding fumarate hydratase, with product MYLENLEQSIYDLITETSTNLPKDVRRAVAAAKKAENAGTRAAMSLDTITTNIQMADENVSPICQDTGLPTFKIYTPVGVNQLEIKAAIKRAIVTATTNGKLRPNAVDSLTGKNSGDNLGDGVPVIKFEQWENDTIEMKLILKGGGCENKNIQYSLPSELEGLGKAGRDLDGIRKCILHSVYQAQGQGCSAGFIGVGIGGDRSAGYELAKEQLFRSVEDVNPNPELAHLENYIVEKANTLGIGTMGFGGEATLLGCKIGVMHRIPASFFVSVAYNCWAYRRLAVNIDPSTGEIVKWHYQDGEKISFDEQNVEQETEETAKKVVELRAPISEEEIRALQVGDVVKISGMMYTGRDAIHKYLSENDAPIDLNGQIIYHCGPVVLKDENGDYQIKAAGPTTSIREEPYQGDIMKKFGIRAVMGKGGMGPKTLAALHEHGGVYLNAIGGAAQYYADCIKGVEGVDLMQFGIPEAMWHLRVEDFTAVVTMDSHGNSLHADVDKSSLEKLAQYSDRVYQS from the coding sequence ATGTATTTAGAAAATCTAGAACAAAGTATTTATGATTTAATTACCGAAACATCTACGAATCTTCCAAAAGACGTTCGTCGTGCAGTAGCTGCTGCAAAAAAAGCTGAAAATGCTGGTACTCGTGCCGCTATGAGCTTAGACACCATCACAACAAACATCCAAATGGCGGATGAAAATGTTTCGCCTATCTGCCAAGATACTGGATTACCTACATTTAAAATTTACACTCCGGTTGGGGTCAACCAATTGGAAATAAAAGCGGCGATAAAACGTGCGATTGTAACTGCTACAACAAACGGAAAACTTCGTCCAAATGCGGTAGACTCCTTAACAGGAAAAAATAGTGGCGACAATTTAGGTGACGGAGTACCTGTTATTAAATTTGAACAATGGGAAAACGACACAATTGAAATGAAGCTGATTCTAAAAGGTGGCGGCTGTGAGAATAAAAACATTCAATACAGTCTTCCTTCAGAGTTAGAAGGTCTAGGTAAAGCCGGTCGTGATTTAGATGGGATTCGTAAATGTATTTTACACTCTGTCTATCAAGCACAAGGGCAAGGATGTTCGGCAGGATTTATTGGAGTTGGAATTGGTGGCGATCGTTCTGCAGGGTATGAGCTAGCAAAAGAACAACTTTTCCGTTCCGTCGAAGATGTGAATCCTAACCCTGAGCTTGCACATTTAGAAAACTATATCGTAGAAAAAGCGAATACACTTGGAATTGGCACAATGGGCTTTGGTGGTGAAGCAACATTACTAGGATGTAAAATCGGTGTGATGCACCGTATTCCTGCAAGTTTCTTTGTATCCGTAGCCTATAACTGTTGGGCGTATCGCCGTTTAGCCGTTAACATAGATCCTTCTACTGGAGAAATTGTGAAATGGCATTACCAAGACGGGGAAAAGATTTCATTTGACGAACAAAATGTCGAACAAGAAACGGAAGAAACAGCAAAAAAAGTGGTAGAACTGCGAGCTCCTATTTCTGAAGAAGAAATTCGTGCACTCCAAGTTGGAGATGTCGTGAAAATTAGTGGCATGATGTACACTGGTCGCGACGCCATCCATAAATACTTATCTGAAAACGATGCACCGATTGATTTAAATGGTCAAATCATCTATCACTGCGGTCCAGTTGTGTTAAAAGATGAAAACGGCGATTATCAAATTAAAGCCGCTGGTCCAACAACATCTATTCGTGAAGAACCTTACCAAGGCGATATCATGAAAAAATTTGGAATCCGTGCTGTTATGGGGAAAGGCGGTATGGGACCTAAAACGCTTGCCGCACTTCATGAACATGGCGGAGTCTATCTAAATGCCATCGGTGGCGCTGCACAATACTATGCCGATTGTATCAAAGGTGTAGAAGGTGTCGACTTAATGCAATTCGGCATTCCAGAAGCAATGTGGCACTTACGAGTGGAGGATTTTACAGCCGTAGTCACAATGGACTCCCACGGGAACAGCCTACACGCAGATGTAGACAAATCATCCCTTGAAAAACTAGCGCAATACTCAGATCGAGTATATCAATCATAG